Part of the Aquila chrysaetos chrysaetos chromosome Z, bAquChr1.4, whole genome shotgun sequence genome is shown below.
tttctgttatatttaTTGTTCTTTTGGGAGGCACAatggaaatttcagttttcgctcattttcttttcccttgcaaaACAGCAGGGTACAGGTTATAGCCATCAATCTACAATCAGTACATACTTCAGACGGTCTCCAATtaaattttcacatttcctgATGACAAAAGGCACATGTGCCAGACAGCAGCAGTAGCTGAAGTAAGAATAGTTTAAGCAACACTTGCTTAAAAAGCTGCACTGACTGCTATTTTAAGGCAGGTTTGGTGAAAGTTTGACAGGCAATTTCcttaggaaatgaaaagaattttgCCTACAGAAATTCATTAACTTTGATCAAAAAGAAGCCTTTAGAAAATCTTCATCAGTGTGGAATTATATTAACGTTACACTTCCTTTAATTAGAAAGACATTAACGAATCTTTCTGTTCATAATTCAGACTTCTCAGCTATTCATTTACCTTGCAGGAATGGCACAAAACAAAGACAGGTAGTGATGCTGTATTGTCACAAAAGGCAGAAGTTTCTCAGGGAATTAGTAATTTGGGCAACGCTGCAGTCTCCAGAATCTCTCAGGCTGTGTTCTCAATGATAACAGCAATACCTTGTCCACCGCCAATGCAAGCTGACCCAACTGCATATTTCCCGCCACGACGCCTgtacagaaaaatcacagtgaaaattatttacatttatgaaACCATAGTAGCTGTTGTCCTGATTTTATAAAAGGAAACTAGCTATCAACTAGATACTAGTGAAGATAACATTTTGGAATGTGTATGTTCTTCTTTTCAACTgatgttgaaatatttctgtagaaaaacaaGGAGTTGCAGGTCTGAGTCTTTCGCGATCTAAAAGATGGTACGTTATATTGCTCTTAAGAATACAAAATGGCAAGGAATGACATTACAGGATACTTGTGGTTTCAATGCATAACAAAAAtggcataaataaaatataattttattgcCAAGGTAGTTTTCAAAAGCTAAGTTTTCCACAGCCACACTCcaagaaacagttttctgcAAGGTGCAAATCAACTGAGGCTTTATGGTTGAACGCTAATATAATGTTGCAAGTACAAGCAAAAAGATACAGCAATCTCTGccctgagggggaaaaaaaaaaaggaaaattcagattaaaatggCGCTAAGCATATCAAGCAAGCCAAAAGAgtcaaaatttctgaaaatggactaaagaaggaagacagtgATGACAAAGCCTTTTAAATGCCCCCTGTTAAGAAAAGAACAGACTTTCCTCAAAGGCCATTTCAATAAAGGAAACCATCCCACTGACTACTGTGGGCTTGGATCAGATCTAGAGGAAGCAAAAAACCCTGTAATGACAACAGAATGGAATATGAGGCAAGCTGCAGGACCTGGACTACAGCACAAAGGTAACAAATTTGTACAGAAAGTGGTACACTTTAGCAAGGAGCCAGTTGACTGGAAGATTTTAGTCACACAGCATCCATGCTAAAAATCTTTTGCAGGCGTAAATACATCAGCACTGCATTCACTACCAGCAGCTATCAGCTATGTACGTACCTTAATTCATGAACCAGATGAGCTGTGATCCGTGATCCTGAAGCACCCAAAGGATGCCCTATAGCGATGGCACCTCCGTTGACATTGGTTCTTTCAGGGTCAAGGCCCAAAACTTTTTCGACAGCTAGATATTGAGGTGCAAAGGCCTCATTCACCTAAAACACCAGAGAAACAATACAACTGTTCATGTCTGACTTTCCACGCAAGCTTTCAGCAGCATGTGTGCACACAAGATTAAATGAGGTGTGCTTCTTCTCCAGGTCATTTTGATTGAGAAAAGTATTAAACATTGTGTTTAGAAAAACGCATTCAGATAATGTACAAATTGTCAGGCCAACCTGATGTAAATTTCAATCCTTCTGGCACATGTGATACAAAGCAAGTATGTagtacattttataaaaaaaaaaaaaaggtgtggtATATTCTGATGTAGTGTTTTCATGAAGAGCCTATTGCTCTGACAAAAAATGGCCTTGCTCATAAATGGGGAAGTGTGACTGACTTAAAACATTAACAGTCCAGTCAACAGAGTAAAACTTCATGTCACAcgaggatattttttttttttttcccatggaatGCTATCACACCATTTTCAGTTTCCACAAGCCTGAGATTTTTGTAATGACTGTGCAACTGTGTGGAAGATACTAGATGGATAGAGGTCATGCAGGCGAGCTAAGACAGGTGGGCTCCAGACATGCAGAAACTCCTACCTTGTGATGACAGGCTACACATATGAGTGGAATGTTTCTGCTAAAATGATCAGAAACCTCACTGTTCACGTTAAAACTCCTTACCTCTACTAAATCCATGTCCTTCAGGGTCAATCCTGCTTTCTTCAGAACCTCAGTAATTGCAGGTACAGGGCCTATTCAGAAATTGTGTGCACAGTtagttaaataataaataaataaataaaggcttATAAACACGTTATACATAGGATAGCTTCATAAAGCCTCCTCAGATCCCCTCCTGTGAGCCTCTGTGCAGCCAGTGAATTCTGGATATGCCACTCACCTGCTTCATTAGGTGGTAAGAGAACTGCTAAATCTCAAAACTATTTGGCAGTCTTCTCAGCACACTGCCAGGGAAAGTTAGGAGTGTCATTACTGCTGCACAGCTATGTTGGTAAACAAACGCATAGCTTTCAAGTCAAGAGAACTGACAGTCCCCAGCCAAATAAAACAACTTCACGACAGTTTCGAGGCATTCTCCTTCCCCATACTCTTGGTTCAGCTTATTCTTTCCTCATAACTTGCAGCCTCCAGgtatacaaaaagaaaaaggcaggctGTTCTGGAGTTTGCTGGTCATGTGTTTATTTAAGGGTATTGTTGTTTTGGTGTTCTTAATATAATTTACCTGAAAATCTTCTAGTCAAAAAAACCTAACAATAAAATGTTCCCTTGGACCCAGGTCCCAGCCAGCTGAAGCTATTaagttggttttggggtttttttttttgagactaTTACAGAGTTTGGCAATAAAACTGTTCTCTGGAAGAAAGCTGACATCTACGACCTAGTATAATCCACTAGGGGAGACTAATCTCAAAGCACAGCTACCTAAGGAAAGAGACACTCAAAGAGAATTTGAAAGGGTTGATTAGATACGAGCTTGTAGGACAAAGATACTGAGGTTTTAGTTGGTAGCTGATCATtagacaaaaaacccccaatccTAAAACGTTAACAATCCTAAATGCTACCTCACTGCCAAAAAATGGTATTGACAACTCATAGctcaaagaataaaaaccataaaaatatgcaaatgaccaaagagacagaaaaattaaaagaagaaagggcCCAGTTCAAAGCTCAGTGGATTATTAGAAAGCCTCAGGCGGCTCAATACTAGACTCTAAACGCATCTCATTACAGACGGATTTTAGTATGCCTGTTACGCATGACAGTAATGGGAGGGTCTCGTGTGGACAATACAAAGATCATTAATGACAGCCAAGTagacttccccccccctccttttttaaaaaaataatgaattctcTCACTAGACATTGTGAGGCAGGACTCCGTATCACTATCAGTATGTGAAAGGGCAGTTGCTCAGTCTGAGCTCCTGTTCTCAGATCTGTTGCTGTCATGTCAATGAATCTCATCTGGTCTTTTTGAGTTGCTGGGGACAAGCTGTGGTGTTAAGGAGTTAGGATACTAACTGTTTCTCCATATGATTTATGAAGTTTTTAAACAAGCTAAAAGAGTTGCCTGACCTAGAAAGAATGGGCTAGTTTAGAAAGCACAATGACAGCATGAAGTCTAGCGAAAGAAACCCTCCCTCTACATTTGCTTTGAAGGTTGTGTCAGTCAGATAGTCTgatcaagaaaacaaatctgacaatgcttcatttgcatttctacTCACACATGGAACCAGTCAACAATAACTTCTCTGAACAGaatggcagaaaggaaaagcaaggctGGGATACAATGCTGTCTACAAActaaacagaagggaagaatcCTGGGGTGTCTGGACTGGCTTTGAGGGTTTGTTTGCATTAACAGCTACTTGATTAGGAAGCATAAAATATGGGactaacaaaaaaagaatagttGGTTTGCCAAAATAATACCTGAACAGATGTGTATCCTGGAATCCAATCCTAGCTTGAGCAACTGAGTAACTGCTGAAAGGTGTACACATAGCCAATACTCGTTCAGCAAGAGGTGAGGAAAACAACTCATAGTTACACATTTAATAATGGGATTTAAAGCTTACAGGAAACTAAAGTGAATTTCAGGAGAAAACTGGTTTTAACAACCATTGAAGGAGCGCCTATTTTCTTGACTTACTGACAGAGACAgtaaataaggggaaaaaaaaggtgcctGGGGGACTACAGTTCAGTGCTAATGCTATAGGTTAGGCACTGCACATACCCTTTCAGCCAAACTGAGGAGTAAGTCAGCCCCTCTACATAAAAGGGCTGGACAGATGCAGTGAAATGGACAGTCTCTCTGTAGTAAGCCACACAAACATCTTCAGCGCTACCAGACTTCAGCACACTGCTGcctccccttctttcctttaGAATGCCCAACACAAGGATATTTTAATGCTGCTTGATGCTATAATATAATGTGCTTTATTGCAACTTACCAATGCCCATTATGGAAGGGTCACAGCCAGCTGAGTGATATGCTACTACTCTTGCCAGAGGAGTAAGACTGTGCTTTTTAAGTGCTGATTCACTGGCAATGATGACTGCACCAGCTCCATCACACACCCCCTTGCAATAAGAGAGACAAGCAATCTTAGTGAAgaacatacaaacaaaaaaccccccacactTTGAACTAAATATGTCCCTCAAAAAAAGCTTGAGTCCAAGACCCTATTATTAACATTTAACAGACAACTGTATTAGTGTTTattcaaaacaacaaaccacaacCTTTCAGTGTTCTGTGGACTGTGAAAGAAAGTTAAATACAgatgtttaatttatttcaacgttttagaaaagtaaaatacatttttgccaCTTAAAGTCTCCTTTACAGTGGAAACATTGTTCTTGCAAGAACACTATTAATATCAGATAATGTATGTACTATTAATTATAAAAGATAGTTTACAGACACCCACACTTACTGTGGCTATGATCTATTTTAGGCAGGAATTCAGATCATACGATCACAGTGGTCCTTCTGGCCCAAAGAACATTAATCAATCGATTGAGATAATGACTGTAAAAGGAACAGTCCGTAATGACATGCTGCTAAGCACCCCGTCTACTCTGGGTAAGAGCAAAATGTGGTTTGGACTACAGAGGATAATAATTGTGGTACAAagatgagcagcagcagcatgcccACTAATATAATGCATGATTTGTAAAGCAAATATTCAGTAATCATTGCCCCCAAAAGAAAGTAGAATGGCTAATTCTACACAGCCACTGCAGGTATCAACTGCATAATTCAAGGCTGATAAGGAAGTGTCAATGCCTCACTAAAAGATCAGTGACAATCCACAGAACCAAATTTTAGGACATAGGAGCAGACTGAAGGATCCCCTGCCATCTTGGGCCTACAACAGTCAACCAGGGGCATTCAACTGCAGAATTAGAAATCATTTTCGTCAGGAGACACCACTGACAGCCAAAGGTGGCTCAGTGAGACATAAATGCAGTGACAACAAATTTGGAGAACCTTAGAGGTGACACTTCACAACCCAAAGCTTTGACGTACTCACTGAAGCATTCCCAGCAGTGACCGTTCcatcttttttaaagatggatGGAAGTTTTGCCAGTTGTTCCAGAGTGGTCTGGGGTTTTGGGTGCTCATCCTTTTGcatgctttccttcccttttttcgTTTTCACTTCAATTGGTGCCATCTCAGCATTAAAGTAACCAGCATCATGAGCTGCAaccacaaaaaggaaaataaacgGACTctgataaaaaaatcaagatgatTGCACAGCGTGACCAGTAATCCTATTTTCATGTGCACACAACTTTTGCTCTATTTTAACCAAGAGTCCAGGGACAGTACTGTTTATGCCTTATTTTGTTTAAGTAGGTTGGTTggtgttttattgtttgttttttttcagaaactggaCAAAAACTCTACAAATACATTCTCAAACTTCTCCAGAGAAAGTCTCAAAGTgttatttcagctgtaaataactgaactctccttttttttctttttaaaccactAGATTTATTTTTGATACACATTCccctgtactgttgctttattCTACAGCTCTGTCACTTATCAGAGGGCCAAGAAGCTGTAAATCTCACTCAGAGactaacagagaaaaaaaatcctgagcCACATTTTCTCTGTTGATAACCAGCATAAGCTATTGTATATCAATTAAAATCCTGTCCAAGGTGCTCCTCCACAGGATCTCACAGTCAAGTCACAATCTTAGAATGGGATTCAGCTGCCTAAACAACCTGAGACAATTCAAGACATTGTAGGTATCCAAGATGCCCATAAGAACATCTGGGCACATCACCTAAGATGACATTAGACACCAATATTCAGGCAACTAAACGCTACCTTTTGTGTCCACAATGTTGATGTGAAGGCAcagatttaaaaccaaaacaactccTATCTCCCAAAACTGAACTAAGACTCCCAGCCACTTCAAATCATTCCACAAATGCAACTCTAAGGGATTTAAAACTAAGACACTGAAATTGCCACATCTGATGTTGTTTAGCTACCTCTGAACTTTCTCAATAAATtctacaaaatctttttctttcttgattaGCCACAGGACTTTCTTTAGTGTGGAATAAGATGAACTTGTCATAACAAGCAGAAACATAAACAGCAAGGCAAAATcctagaaaacaagaaagaagcaaaagccTCTATAGGGGCACAGTTTCTAGCAAAGGCTCCAGGAATGGCAGGAGTTAGCTAACAAGATCAGCAGGGAAGGTAACGCACGACTGAGAAAAGTTACAGAAAGCACTGCTACGCccattgaaaaaaatacaaaatcttcCTTCAAGAGTAGCAGCTGTTAGAAAGCACCATCATTAGAATCTAAAAGTATGCTTAGATCTTTGCTTCTTGTGCTAACCTTTGGGTTGCAATGTATGTTGAAGTTCCAGGACGACCACTATTCTACTGGCTTTTGGCCTACCATCCTGTTTACACTATCAATCAATTTCACAGTAACCCCAATGCCTCTGAATTATGGCTTTGGCCATGTAAACCACACAGAGCACAGTTTAAACGCAGGTCCTGAACAAATATTCCCTCCTCAGACTCTATCTGCTCTAACTGCTCAAGGGTTATAGAATAGCATAtgatttgcaaaagaaagaaaaaggattttcatcAATTATAGCACATGCTGGCATGCAAGAAGGACGTGGGTCGctgtgggagaggagggctCTGTagtggagaggaaagaaaggaggggagTCAAGCATGCCTGGGACAATGCTGCTCTGCCGCAGGGAAAACAAGGGCAAGGCATCCCACCAAAGGGGCACCAACAAGCTCCATTCACGAACGTGAATCCTGTTCAGGCAGGAGGTGACACATGACAGGCCAGTGGCATTCCCTGCCTGAACGGCTATTGAATGTCCACTAGGAAGACGCAGCAAGCCAGCGGAAAGGGGCTCGTTACTTAACCTGCTGACAGGCACAACACCTGACTCAGTATATTCAAAGTCAATCCCCCTATGAGCAGGCTACTTGTATCACAGGGCAAACAAAAGCATGAATTACAGTATCTGCAAATCAAAAGACAAATTACAGCAAGATGCAGGGGctgcacaaaatttaaaaataccttgaaTCGATGCTAAAAACTGAGTAGATTTGAAAGTAGTATCATATAAACACTTCCATTCCAAAATTTACTAACCAGCTTTGCATCTCTGTTGCGTTTTGAATGCGTAACGGTCACAGTCCTCTCGCGTGATGTTGTATTTTACAGCCAGATTTTCAGCAGTAACTGCCATCGGTATTTTAACATGTGTATCTGTTAGACCTTCCCACAATGTGTCTTCCAACTGCATGgaacattatgaaaaaaaaattataaaagcacagcaatattaacatttattatTGACATTTCTAATTATTCAGCAGCCTCTTGGAAACTGATGTCTCTTTGTAAAATTAACTCAGGTTACCTACAGATACTTTATTCAAATCAGAACAAACACACTGCAAAACAGTATGGCAAGTTCTTGTGTGTTATTTTAGTTAATCTACACTGTGGTCTAGTGTGGTTCTTTCCACTCACATGTGGCCCTGAGAGGTTTGGGAAAAGCCTATGATTCTTAGCATTTCCATGTATTTCACTGCTGCAGGAATTATTTATTAGGGACCTATGAGAAAACACACCTGTCTTTCTAGTTACCAAGAAGGAAAGGTGAGGAACTGTGAAAAGGCACAGCACCCTACTGATTCTTTGGCTCGCTCTACTGTCAGGTAAAATCACCTTACCTGGGGCAAAGGTTTCTGTGGATAAAACATCTCAGGTGAGAAAATAGCCAAGTCTAACTTCACTGATAAAGGCAAGCCCAATCAGTCCAGATGGGTTTTGTCATCTCTGTCACCAGTAAAGTTCTGCAATATCAATCACTCATTCACCTGGAACTGTATAATTCAGTTATCTTCAAGATAAGAACCCAGTGGCACCTATGGAGACTCAGTGTATCAGCAACCTTGTGAATGTGTCCTCTGTAGGAACTGAGGCTCAGTCACAGTGCCGCACAAGATTTACAGAACAGAGTCAAGCATACTTCATATTCACCACCTTCATAATGGAAAACCAGCGTAAAAAAACAAAGggctgaaacactgaaataccCTAACTTAGCATTTTGATGTTGGTTATGACCCACTGAGTAAACGGTAATTATCAGAGCAGAACTGGATCCTGCTCCAAATTTCCCACAGTATTCACTAAGGAttatcttcagaagaaaatgtaaaaataacttATCTGTCAATGTCTTTAACTTCaagttttcacttttaaaattgagAGATGCTTACAACTTGAAGGTATGCATGTTCTTTACTAGTCTATCTACTCATTGCTAGCCTTACTAGCTTCACCTAAGCTGTGTATGCCTCTATTTTACTGCCTCTGACAAGTTTTTATATTATATACAGTACTTTGATGGGATGTACCAAGTGAGCTAAGTTTTGTCTCTAAGATTTTATTAATATGTTTAACATGGAACAGGAATTCAAATAAGGTTTTGGAAAAGCTAGAAAACTGGCATGCTTAACAAAATTGCCTGAACCTACTGTTCTGATAATGTCTGAATACTGGATAGATGCTTTGAACAACTAAATCTGGATCTAATCTCcaataatttcatttgcaagGATATAGTGCCTACAGGCCTGACACTTTACGTTGCTCCGTAAACATGActttattcagagaaaaaaaaaaaaaggtaaaaaaaagtaCTAGACCTTGAGTTCTGCTCCTAATCTGGTTCCAAATCGAATGTTTCGAACTGCATAAGGAGCCTGGCTCATATTTTCAGCTCCACCACACAGAACAACTTCTGAGTCATTAAGGCAAATTTCCtgttaacagaaaaacaaaacagatctAGGATTTagtttgctggttttgtaaaACAGTAACaactgttttagaaaaagaCCTCATCACCTACAAAGccacacacagaaaatgcattcaAGCTTAGCcatgtgtatatttataaaGGGTTTACCCTTCTATTAAGATTGGGGTCTGTCTCCTTCATTATGtgttccttcttcctcctttcagcAAGGAAATGATTATATCaatgagggaggaagagaataTGGGTGCACACATATGACAGGAAGGAGACATAAAGCCATTAAGCATCTGCATGCTTGTGTGGTTAGGCTGACAGATggttgagctttttttttttttgagctccCAATCTTCTCAAAAGGAACACGAATTAAACCTCAAAGCCTGAAACTCGGTAGACCTTATGATTCTAAAAAAATGGGAcatcattttagaaaacattagCCAGGTAAGCTGCCAAAAGAACCCCCCAAAATGCACTAATTCATTGTGGCAAACCGCACAGAACCTAAAAGTCCTAACTCCTAAACACGCCATCAGACCACTCAAAAATTCTGCTTCCTTAAAATGAGTCACTCAGTTGGACACTTAAGGTTATTTGTGTACTGGAATGGAAGCAGATGAAATTATCTTGATATGCATTTGAGATGACTAGTTAATAATGAGTATGACTGATTTGCAGTAGTATGTGCTGAGACGCTTCCTATAGTTACCAAAATTTTGTGCACATTTAAGCAGCtcagaacagaaactgcaacTTTGTTGTGTgcaagagaaatacagaaacataagCTGCATTGATGAAATGCCATCTTTGGAAAAGACCTCACAACCATACTTTCGATATAAGTGGTCAAATTCTCCAACAGATTTTTTCAGCATAGACCGACGTGTGTATAGCCTTTGCAGAAAGCACTAGAAAGAACAGTCAGATGGATATTACCGTAAACATGTAACCTTAATTCTATGTTgtcttccacattttttcctctagagGATCAGACCTAAAATAATTCTCTAGCCAATgggaactttaaaaaaaaaaacaaaaaaacacaaacaacaaaaaacaactatGTGGTTGCtcaaatattcataaaatacCCTTTAATTCTGTAAAGTCTAGACCACTGCTAGTCATAGACCACTGGTCTGTatgaacaaatgaaataaaaatcactgtacCACTGTACCATCTTACTCAGTGGTTTTGGCCAATCACTCAAAGAGAAGttggttttcttctattttaaaagaagtgacGCTATAAATTACCTAACCCACCAGAGGGTTTGGATCTTTGAacaaaaatacacttaaaaagCACAGGTTGCTGCTT
Proteins encoded:
- the ACAA2 gene encoding 3-ketoacyl-CoA thiolase, mitochondrial, with translation MALLRGVFIVAAKRTPFGTYGGLLKDFTATDLTEHAARAALAAGKISPEIIDSVIVGSVMQSSADAIYIARHVGLRVGVPVPVPALTVNRLCGSGFQSIVSGCQEICLNDSEVVLCGGAENMSQAPYAVRNIRFGTRLGAELKLEDTLWEGLTDTHVKIPMAVTAENLAVKYNITREDCDRYAFKTQQRCKAAHDAGYFNAEMAPIEVKTKKGKESMQKDEHPKPQTTLEQLAKLPSIFKKDGTVTAGNASGVCDGAGAVIIASESALKKHSLTPLARVVAYHSAGCDPSIMGIGPVPAITEVLKKAGLTLKDMDLVEVNEAFAPQYLAVEKVLGLDPERTNVNGGAIAIGHPLGASGSRITAHLVHELRRRGGKYAVGSACIGGGQGIAVIIENTA